The region GCCACACGCCGCGCGGCTTCGCGATGCAGGAGAAAGCGCTCGATGAAACCGGCGGCGGTTTCCTCGGCGGCTCGGTGCTGGCGGGATGGGACGGCTACAACATCTCGTCGTCGGCGAATGCGGGGATCGGCAACTGGACCCAGGCGCAGCTCGTGCAGTATCTGCGCACCGGCAGCGTGCCGGGACTCGCGCAGGCCGCGGGGCCGATGGGCGAAGCCGTCGAGCACAGCTTCTCGAAGATGACGGACGCCGACGTCGATGCGATCGCCACCTATGTGCGCACCGTACCGGCGGTCGACGACGGCAGCAAGCAGCCGCGCGGCACGTGGGGCAAACCGGCCACCGACGTCACGCGTCTACGCGGCGTCGCGCTGGAAACCGGCACGCTCGATCCCGCGCGCCTGTACCTCGGCAATTGCGCGACCTGTCACCAGGCGCAAGGCAAGGGCACGCCGGACGGCTACTATCCGCCGTTGCTGCACAACACCACGGTCGGCGCGGCCAATCCTGGCAACCTGGTGCAGGTGATCCTGCACGGCGTGCAGCGCAAGACCGCCAACAACGATGTCGGCATGCCCGCGTTCGCGACGGAGTTGAACGACGCGCAGGTGGCGGCGCTCGCGAACTACCTGACGGATCGTTTCGGCAATCCGGCGACGCCGAAGGTCACCGTGCAGGACGTCGCGAAGCTGCGTTGATATAGCGGCGGTGTTTCGTCGTGTGT is a window of Paraburkholderia sp. D15 DNA encoding:
- a CDS encoding cytochrome c → MLKKPFFYLLAGALALPALARADDAANANANANASAAANDPALIKRGEYLATAGDCMACHTTAQAKPYAGGLPLKVPMLGTIYSSNITPDVQTGIGNWTLDDFDRALRKGVSRDGHNLYPAMPYVSYAKVSDDDVKALYAYFRYGVAPVHQPTHAADIPWPLNMRWPLAAWNVLFLEHGPYRNKPNLSAEWNRGAYLVQGLAHCSTCHTPRGFAMQEKALDETGGGFLGGSVLAGWDGYNISSSANAGIGNWTQAQLVQYLRTGSVPGLAQAAGPMGEAVEHSFSKMTDADVDAIATYVRTVPAVDDGSKQPRGTWGKPATDVTRLRGVALETGTLDPARLYLGNCATCHQAQGKGTPDGYYPPLLHNTTVGAANPGNLVQVILHGVQRKTANNDVGMPAFATELNDAQVAALANYLTDRFGNPATPKVTVQDVAKLR